One stretch of Arachis hypogaea cultivar Tifrunner chromosome 20, arahy.Tifrunner.gnm2.J5K5, whole genome shotgun sequence DNA includes these proteins:
- the LOC112783148 gene encoding 2-hydroxyisoflavanone dehydratase: MDPNSNKEVLREFPRLFRQYKDGTVERFMGTDTTPPGTDPLTNVQSKDVTINPQTGVAARLYLPPNPAGKLPLLIYIHGGAFCICTPFNTTYHRHLNTLTAETNAVVVSVHYRLAPEHPLPTAYDDTWEAIQWTATHAAAHGGGPEPWLNDHADFSRVFLAGDSAGANLAHNMAMRGAVEGFGGFTLDGLVLIHPYFGNDQRDELTEFLYPSYGGLTDPKIHPEKDPNLSGLGCRRVLVLVAEEDFLRERGRSYYETVKGSAWSGTVEMVETEGEEHVFHLMNPSAEKSVDLVKQIVSFIKQSQC; encoded by the coding sequence ATGGATCCAAACTCCAACAAGGAGGTTCTCCGTGAATTCCCCCGCCTCTTCCGCCAGTACAAAGACGGAACCGTCGAGCGATTCATGGGCACTGACACCACCCCTCCCGGCACCGACCCACTCACCAACGTCCAATCCAAAGACGTCACCATCAACCCCCAAACAGGCGTTGCCGCCCGCCTCTACCTCCCACCAAACCCCGCCGGAAAACTCCCTCTCCTCATCTACATCCACGGCGGTGCCTTCTGCATCTGCACCCCCTTCAATACCACCTACCACCGCCACCTCAACACGCTCACCGCCGAGACCAACGCCGTCGTCGTTTCCGTCCACTACCGCCTCGCACCGGAACACCCCCTCCCCACCGCATACGACGACACATGGGAAGCCATACAGTGGACCGCCACACATGCCGCCGCACACGGAGGCGGCCCTGAGCCCTGGCTCAACGACCACGCGGACTTCTCCCGCGTGTTCTTAGCCGGAGACAGCGCCGGCGCCAACCTTGCTCATAACATGGCCATGCGCGGTGCTGTCGAGGGTTTCGGAGGGTTCACCCTCGACGGCCTCGTTTTGATCCACCCGTACTTCGGTAACGACCAGAGAGACGAACTCACAGAATTTCTTTACCCTTCTTACGGAGGACTAACCGACCCGAAAATCCATCCGGAAAAGGATCCGAACCTATCGGGTTTGGGATGCAGGCGCGTGTTGGTTTTGGTTGCGGAGGAAGATTTcttgagagagagagggaggagtTACTACGAAACGGTTAAGGGAAGCGCGTGGAGTGGGACGGTTGAGATGGTTGAAACTGAAGGAGAAGAGCACGTGTTCCATTTGATGAACCCTTCTGCCGAAAAATCTGTGGACCTTGTTAAACAGATTGTTTCTTTCATTAAACAGAGCCAGTGCTAG